From a single Ornithodoros turicata isolate Travis chromosome 8, ASM3712646v1, whole genome shotgun sequence genomic region:
- the LOC135367583 gene encoding uncharacterized protein LOC135367583, with the protein MHEKRVPAPPELRAYLEVPELQWREGALTSNSACACFFWTIEAQMLENRPDLGQYQDFTNCPDYYGPLYQLYRNYKTDPALGPNVKCYVTHSLEPAVNGKTSFNTSYVQDGVLKHLFVPAELRSTAGYTVPNVLYAMPPCLGYGCHFFVTDPYNVDRGCAYAYDSKCGPQKYTYYDPSECGL; encoded by the exons ATGCACGAGAAACGTGTGCCTGCTCCGCCAGAACTGCGGGCGTACCTAGAGGTTCCGGAACTGCAATGGCGTGAGGGAGCATTGACATCCAATTCAG CGTGCGCCTGTTTCTTCTGGACCATTGAGGCACAGATGCTGGAGAATAGACCAGACCTTGGTCAGTATCAAGACTTTACAAAC TGCCCTGATTACTACGGCCCGTTGTACCAGTTGTACCGGAATTACAAAACTGATCCGGCACTGGGACCCAACGTCAAATGTTACGTGACACACAGTCTAGAACCCGCTGTGAACGGCAAAACATCGTTCAATACAAGCTACGTGCAGGATGGCGTGCT GAAACATCTGTTCGTCCCTGCTGAACTGAGGTCGACGGCCGGCTACACTGTTCCCAACGTCCTGTACGCGATGCCACCTTGTCTTG GTTATGGATGCCATTTTTTCGTGACCGATCCATATAACGTGGACCGTGGCTGTGCATACGCCTACGACTCAAAGTGCGGCCCTCAGAAGTACACGTACTACGATCCGAGCGAATGCGGTCTTTGA